The nucleotide sequence CCATGCTAGCTAGACATGTTAGCAGCGGGTGGTCTcatgaatgaaaacaaatggGGCGATTATTGGACTTCAAAAATCATTTCAAAATACACTGGGGCAATAAAAGAGACAGGAAAATACATTATACTCAATGTAATATGAGTAACCTAGAGGTACACAGAATTTCACCTATTGAAAATCCCAGGACTGGAGACAGAATGTCTCATCAATGTTTTCACAAAAGCACCATGCAAAAATACATAATGCTAAAacaaacaagtagcctacatggtctGTTTGTAAAAACGGCAGTTAAAATGGCATAATGATTGTGCTGTAGATTATCAATACACTACGGTATATCACAGTACAGTAACCTCAAAATGGCTGGAAAAAACACGTTCCAAACACGTGCACATCTCAAGCACTCTCAACAATGACAGAAGAACAATAACATAATACAGCGCCAACATAACTAGACATAATGCTTTTAAAATAATACTGTCAAAAGAAGGGGAAATACAGGGCTGGTACTGATGCTATTGTAGTTGGGCAGCTATTAGTGttcttgtgtatgtgtcttgagaccattactttttttctttttctgttcagTTTTGAGAATGAGAGCTTCCACACAAAAACATCTGGATACATCACGTTTGTGTGACAGTCCTTCGGCTGTTGTAAGTGCCTACAAATATATGTTGTTGCTGATTGATATTCCTGTTAACTATCAaaagaatgaaaacaaaatgtagcGTGCATTGACTTTAAATGCCTCACCAACAGTCACATTGTCTGTGGTCTGTGGGAAGTGCATTTGTAGGAACATGTGACTCATGTAGGTGGGTTACATGATGGCACACGAGAGCAAATACCTCGTCATCGTGGCCCATTTGGGCATGTGAGATCCATGTAACCTATGAAGACACTCTGACTCATCCTAAACATCATTGCAGTCATCATCATGGGAGTGATACTGCTGGTGAAGACCTGTGTTTTTTCTGAGATCTTttgctcacacgcacacagacacacgaatAATGAGTGTGGGCCATCCACTTCGCTAACCAGAGGTGCATACAACTCATTCCTGCAACACATCTCTAGCAATTTTACTCTAGAATCTCCAAAAATTACTAAATTACTAAACTTGCATTATCTGGCGAAAAAGGCATGGAGTTCTTCCCTTTGCGTTCAGTTCAGGGGAGACACAGCGCCCCCTAAGAGTCAGCAGCATGAACTGTATCGTCTCAACATTCTTTAGTGTTTACTTTAGGGGTGAATCTAAGAGACGCCTCTTTTTTTCCTCAACAGAAACACACCCTAACAGTTCACAGGAGGGTCGTcacaaatacatactgtaaGCATACAAACAGCAGCACAATGTAACTTGTCCTGCTTGACAGATGTCGTGAGAGAGCACCAACTCTATaaaccccctccctctcttctctatccaAGGTCACAGCCAAGAGAGCAGTGCATCGTTGATTTTCCTGAGcaccccccatcccatccccccccacacacacacacacacccttcagtTGAGGCTGCAGCAGCTTAGATAGCTGATGCTTTTCCCTTCGCCAGGCATGGGCGAGTTCTCACtgttgtccagtgtgttctGCTTGGCCTCGCGAATGAGCTCGCAAGCCAAGTCCAGGAAGAGCTTCTCCACGTTGTCCGACTCTTTTGCGGACGTCTCCAAGTACAGCATGCTCTGGGCCTCGGCGAACTCCTCCGCTCTCTGTCTTCCGACCTCCCGCTTCTCAGCCAGGTCGATCTTGTTTCCTGCCGCGAGGAGATTTAGTGTCAGTATACGAGGAGGGGATTAGACTCCCCTCAGATAGCGAACAGGCAGTGTTTAAACATGCTgatacataaatacatttaagTGAGGACAGCAAGCTGAACAGCCTGTCATTCAAAGTCAGCAGGATTATACTGCAATGCAGTCCTGACTCTCTCTTACTCCTGAACTAACTTCAGCTAGTATATCTAGATGTTACAATACACTGTTAGGGTCTAACATGgatcacaaaaacacatttgacTCGAGTctattaaatataaatacagAACATTTGATGTGAGATACAACAGTTACTAATATGTGGTGCAGTAGATGAGACGTGAACCAGGGAGACATATCTAATGTTGAAACACAATGTTGACAAATTTGACACGTTACACTGCTGTACTATGATGGTCTCTTTCAAAAGGCAACAGTGAAAGACCTCCAAGTTAAACAGAACTTTGTTTATTGTGCAGATTTTACAGAGCAGGCTGATTTAGTCATTGCCAAGTATTGAGTAGTATTTATCCACCACAGCTGTTCAAATGCATAGATACGTGTACAGGgagaaaaacatattttcctACAGCATTAAACAAATGACTAAGCATTGGAATACACTGCATTTCACTAAACTGAAGTTGAAGTGTAACTctggagtaaaaacaacctagggtctatttacggTAGTTAACGActacaaacttttgattgagagcaaaattaCCTTAATTGGTGGTGTTTTGAGCAAGACTGTTTATTTGCATTATCACTGAATGGGCTAACAGTGATGCTAACTGGGCAAGATGCCACGTCGCATGGTTTTATACCACTAACAATGCTCAAAATACACTGTCTGGAAAAAAAAggtcacacacactgatatttaGTTGGACCGCCTTTAGTTTTGATTATGGCACGCATTTGCTGTGGCATCGTTTCCACAAGCTTCTGCAACATTTATTTCTGTCCAGCGTTGCATTAATTTTTCGGCAAGATCTTGTATTGATGACGGGAGATTCAGACTACTGTGCAAAGTCTTCTCCAGCACATGCCAAAGATTCTTAATGGGGTTATGGTCTGGTGATGATGTCTCATGCTCCCTGAACCACTCTTTCACAATTTGAGCCCGATAAATCCTGGCATTGTCATCTTGGAATATGCCGTGCCATGAGGGAAGAAAAAATCCATTGATGGAATAACCTGGTTATTCAGTATATTCAGGTAATCAGCTGGTCTTGGGCACATAACGTTGCTGAACCTAGACCTGACCAACTGCAACAACCCTAGATCATAGCGCTGCCCCCACAGGGAGGTTCttatttgtctagttaaattcAGGCGGTGGCCTTTTTTTTGGCCAGGCAGTGTATAATtacacttctgtggtagtgtggtgagggttTCTACAGACAAAGCGAAGTATTGTAAattttgaaagtgtacagagaggttataaAGACCTGTGTCTGTAAGAAAGAAAATTCCATGGCTTCCTGGTCCGGTATCAGCGGGCGTGTTCGACCTTGCAGCGCTgggcagatctggctgaatcttTAAATACAAACATACCGTCTGCCAGATATGCGCAGCACTGATTTGATCAAACACGCCTGCTGATCTGACGATACCAGACCAGGAAGCCATGGAATTTTCTTCCTACGgatacaggtcttgttataacctctttgtacattttcaaagtttacaatatttcgggttgtaattatattttgagcaatGTTAGTGGTATAAAATAGCGACGTGGCATCAATGTTAGCCCATTCACTGATGATGAAAATAAAGGTCTTGCTCAAAACGCTATTAAGGtaattttgctctcaatcaaaagtttgaagTTGAACTACAACAGTATAccgtaaatagaccctaggttgtttttactctggaATTATACTTGAAAGGTACATTTCATAACTCTAATCCAAGAAACCTTTCCTGCTAATTGCTCTTTACATTCATTTAGCTGTTTGTgtgcactaaaaaaaaaactcaggtGTTCATGCACAGTCCTGGTGGTTTAAATGGAACACAAACATAGCCGCTCAGACTGTGTCACGGAAAGGGCGGGGTTTAATTTGATTGCCTTTTGGGCTCAAATGTCAACAATCTCTAGTTGGAAAGTCTACAAATCTGCTAATTCATAATTATTGATGTCTGACACAAAACTTGGAAATTCTGGACTTCAAGTTTCACGTTCTACCTTGATGAGACTTGCTAGGTCGGATCTACCAatgaaacacaggcacatacacatggagACTTACCGACTAGGATGGTGACAACTTGGTTGTTCGCATATTGTTCGATCTCCCTCAACCATTCCGGAAGGCAGCGGAAGGAATCCTCACAGGTGATGTCGTAAGTGAGAATGAGAGCGTTGGCACTGCGGTAGTAGCTTTGCGTAATGGACCGGAACCTCTCCTGCCCCGCTGTGTCCCAGATCTGAAGCTGCCAGAACCCATAAAGTAATAAACCATATGTTGCTGTTAGCATACTGTAATTGATATGTTAAAAGTGCAGTTTGCAGTTCCTGTGTTCCAATGTATCTGGCCATCTTTGATTCTGGTTTTCTAGGGGGGAAATGTACTACTACTGCAAAGAAAATTAGAACAAATATAGTATGTGtctgaaataaagaaaaaatatgcATGAAATGCACAGGAAGATTATTAGGCTATGTGAGGCTTAACTCTAAATAATAGAAAACTGCATTCTTAATGTAGTGTGATACGCCAGTCGTACATTAACAATATCATCTCTTACAGTTCAACAGAAAATATGACAGACCCAAGACATCAATAAATACAATGAACTATCATATTATTTCATCATTATATAAATATGAGAATTGACTAGAAACATTATCAATCATTCTGCCCTCAGGAAGGAATAGCTTAtgccaggcttggaatttcatgactttaggggcaaggccacttggccttcagttggacATATTTGGCGGGAGGCACAAAGGCcagatacagtaggctacataaaaatgagcaaagttgtatttagcctattcacagcaatagacctgcatcactgtatgaaacattacagaaACATGAttatgacatattacatagaactgtaaatcatctgattttaatatttacagacatctaggctatatttaacatttattttctatttggcctgttattaaatcatgtattgaacaatttaagcacagctcagctttaagaatcTCAAATATAgtctacatgcatgcttagcattttgtgatcattaaggctactttgacaaacacttagtcagctgtatcctctgattttaatatttgcTGATATCtcggcgatatttgtaacatttattttgagatgaatgggtagggagatgggcgcagaactgTATGTAGAATAagatgattaaattaaagttacttttctcacGAACAGTTTACCACAGCAACTAgcggctaacattgtttaaaagctaagaaaaagctctttcatgtgaggtgatgcatgtgatgtctgtgtgatgaataggctacttcgtgagtagttcaacagagaagaatgggtgaatttggacgcaatCAATTTCTTCctgtgcgctgtcactttctccactgcgtaaaagactaaatgaaTTTGCGCTGTAAATGCCAAGATTATTTTGAcgggccataggctaaataaaaatgctattagtcggacgcaaagcagaatatttaaagaagggggcaccaagtggcctgtgaacctcctattttcaaaggggcatcacggccaacgcaaggggcaatgACGGCCATTGAAATTCCAACCCTGGCTTATGCATTAGTGTTTATCTATGATCTATGAGTACAACAGAACCTCTTCAGTTAGAGGTTTCAAGGAATCAGGCAGAGACATTAGTCTCCACAACTGCATTTTCTCTCTTCAAACAGACCAGACATTTGAAAACGCACCAGAGAGACATTAATTAATATTCATAACACCCATCATCTCAGTGCAACTCTGTCTGAGGGGAATTTATCATGTGTACGTAGATGACAAGGCATCAAAGGCAGAACTGGAGCAGCTTTCTACTGAGAATGCTGATGATTTGGGCAGTCACAGGGCAAATCTtagtcaagagcctagcatTTTATTTCCCTTTGTGTTCAACGTGTTGAATTAACCAACAAGGCAAGATAATATATTCTACAGGTAGGGTAATAGAAGAACTGTTTTTAATGCCATCTGTTGTAGTATCAGCATTACATTATGATATTACATTGCTATTCACAGCGTAGTGATACGTATCAGTAACATGAGAAGAAACCCAAGCCATTACCTTGACCTTTTCCCCTTTTATTTCCACAGTTTTGATCATGAAGTCCACCCCGATGGTGGCCCCTTGCCCAGGAGGGAAAAGGCCCTGGAGTGcggagcagagagagacagcatgaaCCCCAGACATCTCACTTCATGAATGTCCTCTTTGTCATTAACAGTAACTGTTCATAACATCCTAATGGCTGCACAGGGGGGGGAAACCACACTCCATATTAAGGTTCCCATAGTGTTGCCAATTACAAAGTTATTAAACTAACTACAGCTTATTAAATTAACTACAGCTAACAATATTATTGGCTAGTGTTTTGTATTGGTATTACTGGTTGTCATGCTTACATTCATGAATTGTTTATGATAACCAACATAATACATATTACTGAAGGGGTCCAGGTTCTAATGAGCAAATTGTTTGTTAGCATAAACAATCCTTGAATGTCAGTGGCATTAGTTACAATTTATTAATACTGAAGTCCATGCTTTGTGAATGTTAAGTATTGATTTACCTAATTCTATCTAGAGGAACCTTCATGTAACATCTCTGTAGAAACATAGTGCAGTCTGTCCCTTTctattttctcactctcttcttaTAACCTTTTACCTGCTGAGCATCTCTTGTCACAACACTGGCAGCAGCAACAAGACCAAAAGGGCACCAAACACTTCAAACAACATTCTATGAGGTCCTTACAGTATATTATTCAATCGGCTAATTTACCTACAAGGAAAATAGAAAATTGAAACCAATAGCATTACTAACCTGTGTGAACCGCCGGACAAGGCAAGTCTTCCCAACTCCTGCATTTCCAATCAGCACAATTTTGAACAAGTAGTCATAATCTTCTGTACTCATACTCTATTTTAGAAAAACAGAAAGATTTAGATTAGACCTCATAGTTAGGTCACcgcatgtaggctactctgtgaattcaaatgtgtcaatagGTCTATTTCActgaattttatatttttgtcCTTTATATGTTTAGAATTTTGACATTGTCATTATTATGTAAAAACTATGTGTAATCTTTCACCTCTATAAACTCAGTATCTGTATCATGTAGAAGAGTTTTCATAAGCCCTACAAAAGACCTATTGTCTAAGTAAAACACATTCAgtgtttctctccttcctctctctggagGGTCCAAGACGTTGCTATGGTAGAGccttctgtgcatgtgttttaaTGTGCTGGTTGCCAAGGCCTATGGCAAGATACTGAAAGGATTGCAataaaaccaaaacacacaagGGCTTTAGGGAGACAGGAGCCCTGCAACCCAGAACACATGCATCACATGTCTcaaaaagaacagagagagagagagcgcagtgACAACATCATCATTCATACAGTGTTGAAGGCGTTAACTAGTTCTACTGTAACTTCACCAACGTACGAAATCCAAAATGTAATGTCAGAAAGCTAGAGGCTGGAGTTTAGGCCTTTATAAGGCGTAAGACAGCGCCCGCGTCCGAATGAGTCATAAAAAAGCATCATTAAAGCTGTTTGAAGGTAAATAACAATTTCCTCAAAAGCAAATCAATAAACACAACGTGTGGAATTCCCATGCAAAATCATTGCACAAAAAAATCACTTGACATGTCTAAAGGTAACAACACTATTTTCAGTGATTAACGTTGTCTCAACCAGCTGCAAGACCCATTTCATAAAACCACACAGGCTTTATAATTGGGTGagtttcttaaatagttaagtTAATCATTTTGGCAACAAATAATATTGTGTGCTATGGCAACATGGGGAACTGAAATACTCAGCCACATGAAATTGACACCGTTCTAATTTATATtcaaagagaaaaaacagaTATCGCTTGCTAACAAAACAGCCATCCAAACAGCCGAACCTTACTGATGCTTTGGCGCTAGCTAACGTAAAAGGCTAGCTCATATGTAAAGCTAATTTTGAACTAATGCTGGGTATTCACGTCGTACGTTATATATATGCCTAAATTGTGAAAGACTACAGATACTGTACATCCCCTGAAATTACCATTCGAGCATCCATAAACCATGAAGAAGAGAACTCGGGAAGCTGTGGCTAACCGCTAGTTTGCTAGCCACCAAGATGCTTGCACTTTGGACAGCATTAACTTGAATAACGGACATATTTTATGATATTTGCACTTACCATAAATTGGGGGATGGACCCCGATAACAATACTATTTCGTGTGCATTCGGTACTGCCTGCAACAATCAACGCATTCGGGTTGTATTGACAGCCCAGCTTGTAATATTGGTAAAGCTGCTCCGTGTTGCACAATGATTGCAGAGGAGTTTCCTCCGTTTTTACAATGACATCATTCCAGTCAGCCCACCATGGCTAGGACCACTGAGAACATCGGGACATGTAGGCTAGGCTGTGGCCTACGATTATATGAAATCATATTAGTGTGCTGTAATGGATTTAAAAGTAATcgatttcaatttcaattcatgtaaatactttattgtccaAAAAGAGCAATCAGTGTCAAATGTCATTAAAACATGATGAGCTTGAACCGATGCCAAAGTGCACATTTAATTGATTCAATTTAAAAAGTCACACAAATTGGTCATACAGTTAATGGTTGTCACTATGCATCTCTTTCAGTTAAGCCATCTCAGAGGTATAGGTAAACTTTACCTACACCCTTtcattagtcaagtcaagtcaaatttatttatatagtacatttcaaagcaatagcattgcaccaaagtgctttacataaaataataataataataataataagaataaaataataat is from Alosa alosa isolate M-15738 ecotype Scorff River chromosome 15, AALO_Geno_1.1, whole genome shotgun sequence and encodes:
- the rab30 gene encoding ras-related protein Rab-30 isoform X1: MSMSTEDYDYLFKIVLIGNAGVGKTCLVRRFTQGLFPPGQGATIGVDFMIKTVEIKGEKVKLQIWDTAGQERFRSITQSYYRSANALILTYDITCEDSFRCLPEWLREIEQYANNQVVTILVGNKIDLAEKREVGRQRAEEFAEAQSMLYLETSAKESDNVEKLFLDLACELIREAKQNTLDNSENSPMPGEGKSISYLSCCSLN
- the rab30 gene encoding ras-related protein Rab-30 isoform X2, encoding MSMSTEDYDYLFKIVLIGNAGVGKTCLVRRFTQGLFPPGQGATIGVDFMIKTVEIKGEKVKIWDTAGQERFRSITQSYYRSANALILTYDITCEDSFRCLPEWLREIEQYANNQVVTILVGNKIDLAEKREVGRQRAEEFAEAQSMLYLETSAKESDNVEKLFLDLACELIREAKQNTLDNSENSPMPGEGKSISYLSCCSLN